A genomic segment from Helicobacter sp. NHP19-012 encodes:
- the mua gene encoding nickel-binding protein Mua — protein MIDAIFQEFIKKAPEMKESWEVVQLFEEERQKFQEELQAYEEEIENARVALRDLRAQIVQTKDQIKELQTLQKSKEEEIQEIRQELLSHKIKRDLWQLEKDKPELQDIDEPLPQALEVVEIYLKDHSIARARPAKRYFADNLYRQYRVLLRENHVLKDRVFGLDLENSTLKIELRDRQTQDKLQVKDPEDPQ, from the coding sequence GTGATTGATGCGATTTTTCAAGAATTTATCAAGAAAGCCCCTGAGATGAAAGAGAGTTGGGAGGTGGTGCAACTCTTTGAGGAGGAGCGGCAGAAATTTCAAGAGGAGTTGCAAGCCTATGAGGAGGAGATCGAGAACGCACGGGTGGCACTAAGGGATTTGCGGGCGCAAATCGTGCAGACCAAAGATCAGATCAAAGAGTTGCAGACCCTCCAAAAAAGCAAGGAAGAGGAAATCCAAGAAATCCGCCAAGAGTTGTTGTCACATAAAATCAAGCGGGATTTATGGCAACTAGAAAAAGATAAGCCCGAGCTGCAAGACATCGATGAGCCCCTGCCCCAAGCACTAGAGGTCGTGGAGATTTATTTAAAAGACCACTCCATCGCAAGGGCACGCCCGGCCAAGCGCTATTTCGCCGACAATCTCTACCGACAATACCGCGTGCTTTTAAGAGAAAACCATGTGCTCAAAGACCGCGTTTTTGGGCTAGATTTAGAAAACAGCACGCTCAAAATTGAGCTAAGGGATCGCCAAACTCAAGACAAATTACAAGTCAAAGACCCCGAAGATCCGCAATGA
- the hypA gene encoding hydrogenase/urease nickel incorporation protein HypA, with amino-acid sequence MHEYSVVSSLMDLCETHAKKHNATKIERVVVSIGERCGMDKQLFMSAFETFKEELDICKEAILEIVDEKVELECLECKQTYVPPNLEYGVCGHCGSQKVRLSKGTQMQLLSLEMV; translated from the coding sequence ATGCACGAGTATTCGGTCGTTTCTTCTTTAATGGATTTGTGCGAAACGCATGCCAAAAAGCACAACGCCACCAAAATCGAGCGGGTGGTGGTGAGCATTGGCGAGCGTTGCGGGATGGACAAACAGCTCTTCATGAGTGCGTTTGAAACCTTTAAAGAAGAGCTGGACATCTGCAAAGAAGCGATCTTAGAAATTGTGGATGAAAAAGTGGAGTTGGAGTGTTTGGAGTGCAAACAAACCTATGTTCCGCCCAATTTGGAATATGGAGTGTGTGGGCATTGCGGGTCGCAAAAGGTGCGCCTAAGTAAGGGGACGCAAATGCAACTGCTGTCTTTGGAGATGGTGTGA
- the lpxB gene encoding lipid-A-disaccharide synthase: MKILVSALEVSSNIHLKALRPHLPEVEWLGVYEPLNARDKPILSPKNFSVMGFKEVFGRLFFFYKALKTMAHLAEQADLVLLMDSSSFNIPLAKRIKKAQPNKPILYYILPQVWAWKAYRAPIIEKHCDKLAAILPFELSYYQEKAQFVGHPLLDEIKYQKTEVGGESVVFMPGSRKQEIERILPIFVQVAQKIRGKKVLVVPASFQGQDLNALYGAHLKLFEVSFDAHKSLYEASFAFICSGTATLEAALIGTPFILAYKARPLDFFIAKNLVHLTCIGLANIFYNALHNESPGRGQTMLHPEIIQDDLNAPKLLEIYDTLDRGKFLQESQKIRAYLQHGSAQVVAEWIKHGLKP; encoded by the coding sequence ATGAAAATCTTAGTCAGTGCTCTAGAAGTGAGCTCCAACATCCATTTAAAAGCCTTGCGTCCCCACTTGCCTGAAGTGGAGTGGCTGGGCGTGTATGAACCCCTAAATGCAAGGGACAAGCCCATTTTATCGCCTAAAAATTTTTCTGTGATGGGTTTTAAAGAGGTCTTTGGGCGCTTGTTCTTTTTCTACAAGGCTCTAAAAACCATGGCACATTTAGCCGAGCAAGCCGACCTAGTGCTGCTCATGGACTCATCCTCGTTTAACATCCCCCTAGCCAAGCGCATTAAAAAAGCGCAACCAAATAAGCCCATTTTATACTATATTTTGCCCCAAGTGTGGGCGTGGAAAGCGTATAGAGCTCCGATCATTGAAAAGCATTGCGACAAACTCGCCGCGATTTTGCCCTTTGAGCTCAGTTACTACCAAGAAAAGGCGCAGTTTGTAGGTCATCCGCTCTTAGATGAGATCAAATACCAAAAAACTGAGGTGGGGGGCGAGAGTGTGGTGTTTATGCCCGGCAGCCGCAAGCAAGAGATTGAGCGTATTTTGCCCATTTTCGTACAGGTGGCGCAAAAAATTAGGGGTAAAAAAGTCTTGGTCGTGCCCGCAAGCTTTCAAGGGCAGGATTTAAATGCCTTGTATGGGGCGCATTTAAAGCTCTTTGAAGTGTCCTTTGACGCACACAAGAGCTTATACGAGGCGTCCTTTGCCTTTATTTGCAGCGGCACCGCCACACTAGAGGCCGCACTCATCGGCACGCCCTTTATTTTGGCTTACAAAGCCCGCCCCCTAGATTTTTTCATCGCCAAAAATTTGGTGCATTTAACCTGCATTGGGCTTGCCAACATCTTTTATAATGCCCTGCACAATGAAAGCCCAGGCAGAGGGCAAACCATGTTGCACCCTGAGATTATCCAAGACGACCTCAACGCCCCCAAACTCTTGGAGATTTACGATACATTAGATCGAGGGAAATTTTTACAAGAGTCGCAAAAAATCCGGGCGTATTTGCAACACGGAAGCGCACAAGTGGTTGCCGAGTGGATTAAACATGGCCTAAAGCCTTAA
- the flgE gene encoding flagellar hook protein FlgE, whose amino-acid sequence MLRSLWSGVNGMQAHQIALDIESNNIANVNTTGFKYSRASFVDMLSQVKLIATAPYKNGLAGQNDFSVGLGVGVDATTKIFSQGNLQNTDVKTDLAIEGDGFFVISPDRGVTRNFTRSGEFLFDAQGSLVTTGGYVVQGWVRDPKDMGSKGSETDLLKIDNTKPLQNIRIDPGMVMPARSSTKISMRANLNAGRHADQTGSIFMLDSSSRTPSDGVKPQYDSSTNLTQVAEDMGSLFNEDGDAFLLNEDQGIWVSYKNATMKRDITATNQNSTVEINGTKISFTNDSAVSKISTLSAAQNAINAVKNKTGVEAYVDNGQLRLENKNNLEGDKHVKNIVVTGAGTGAFSKFVKGDQSITAFRYRYTKGIDADSTTGQFKTTEDLRALMQHDANIVKDPSLKANYKDSTASVAVKINKNGMFEITNKDDGKPQKDNLSIFVTNYTSAKVTKNVLFGKTMGALNTASLIEGGISTSTSKLTHATHASSVDLVDSLGTKHTMRLEFYKAGGAEWRFRVIVPEPGEIIGSSPERPNVFENGVLHFNKDGSLAGMNPPLLQFNPHNGSDSPQRITLNFGSAGAFDGITSVDKISETYAIEQNGYVAGDLMDVRFDNNGTLLGAFSNGKSLALAQVALANFANDAGLQADGGSVFSETSNSGKALIGAANTGRRGGVSGSKLESSNVDLSRSLTNLIVVQRGFQANSKAVTTSDQILNTLLNLKQ is encoded by the coding sequence ATGCTCCGCTCTTTATGGTCTGGCGTTAACGGGATGCAGGCGCACCAAATCGCCCTAGATATTGAAAGCAACAACATCGCCAATGTCAACACCACGGGCTTTAAATACTCTAGAGCTTCCTTTGTAGACATGCTCTCTCAAGTTAAGCTCATCGCCACCGCCCCCTATAAAAACGGCCTAGCAGGGCAAAACGACTTCTCTGTGGGTCTTGGCGTGGGCGTGGACGCAACCACTAAGATTTTCTCACAGGGCAATTTGCAAAACACCGATGTGAAAACCGACCTTGCCATTGAGGGCGATGGCTTTTTTGTCATCAGCCCCGATCGGGGCGTTACGCGCAACTTCACCCGCAGCGGGGAATTTCTCTTTGACGCACAGGGCAGCCTTGTAACTACGGGTGGGTATGTGGTGCAGGGCTGGGTGCGCGACCCTAAGGACATGGGCTCTAAGGGGAGTGAAACCGACTTGCTTAAAATTGACAACACCAAACCTTTACAAAATATCCGCATCGATCCGGGGATGGTGATGCCCGCACGCTCGAGCACAAAAATCTCCATGCGTGCCAACCTCAACGCCGGTCGCCACGCTGACCAAACGGGCAGTATCTTCATGCTCGACTCTTCTAGCCGCACCCCCTCTGATGGCGTGAAACCCCAATACGACTCTTCCACGAATTTAACCCAAGTCGCTGAGGACATGGGCTCTTTGTTTAACGAAGATGGGGATGCGTTTTTGCTCAATGAAGATCAGGGCATTTGGGTGAGCTATAAAAACGCCACCATGAAAAGGGACATCACCGCCACCAACCAAAACAGCACCGTCGAGATCAATGGGACAAAAATCTCTTTTACCAACGACTCGGCTGTGTCTAAAATCAGCACCCTCTCCGCCGCCCAAAATGCGATCAACGCTGTAAAAAACAAAACAGGGGTAGAAGCCTATGTAGACAATGGGCAGTTGCGCCTCGAGAATAAAAACAATCTTGAGGGCGACAAACATGTGAAAAACATTGTCGTTACCGGGGCGGGCACGGGGGCGTTTTCTAAATTTGTTAAGGGGGATCAAAGTATCACCGCCTTTAGATACCGCTACACCAAGGGCATCGATGCCGACTCGACCACAGGGCAATTTAAAACCACGGAAGATTTGCGGGCGTTGATGCAACACGATGCCAACATCGTTAAAGACCCAAGTTTAAAGGCTAACTACAAAGACAGCACCGCGTCTGTGGCTGTGAAAATCAATAAAAATGGCATGTTTGAAATCACCAATAAGGACGATGGTAAACCCCAAAAAGACAATTTAAGCATTTTTGTCACCAACTACACCTCTGCCAAAGTGACTAAAAATGTCCTCTTTGGCAAGACCATGGGGGCACTCAACACCGCTTCGCTCATTGAAGGCGGCATCTCCACCTCCACCTCCAAGCTCACCCACGCCACGCACGCAAGCAGCGTGGACTTAGTGGATAGCTTAGGCACCAAGCACACCATGCGCTTAGAGTTTTACAAAGCAGGCGGGGCAGAGTGGCGCTTTAGAGTGATTGTGCCCGAACCCGGCGAAATCATCGGCAGCTCGCCCGAGCGCCCCAATGTGTTTGAAAATGGGGTCTTGCACTTTAATAAAGACGGTTCACTAGCAGGCATGAATCCCCCCCTCTTGCAATTCAACCCCCACAATGGCTCGGATTCGCCCCAACGGATCACGCTCAACTTTGGTTCAGCCGGGGCCTTTGATGGGATCACTAGCGTGGATAAAATCTCTGAAACCTATGCCATTGAGCAAAACGGCTATGTGGCGGGGGATTTAATGGATGTGCGCTTTGACAATAACGGGACCTTGCTCGGGGCCTTTAGCAATGGCAAGAGTTTAGCCCTAGCGCAAGTGGCACTAGCGAACTTTGCCAACGATGCGGGCTTACAAGCGGACGGGGGTAGCGTGTTCTCAGAAACGAGCAACTCGGGTAAGGCCCTCATTGGGGCAGCCAACACGGGGCGCAGGGGCGGGGTGTCTGGCTCTAAGTTGGAGTCGAGCAATGTGGATTTGAGCCGCAGTTTGACAAATTTAATCGTGGTGCAGCGGGGCTTTCAAGCCAACTCTAAAGCCGTAACGACCTCAGATCAGATTTTGAACACCTTGTTAAACCTCAAGCAGTAG